ACGATCCCGGAGGTAACCGAGTAATCGAAACCGAACGGCGAACCGATGGCCATGACCCACTCGCCTACCCTGACCTTGTCAGCATCACCGATATCGGCGGCCACGAGCGAATCCGCTTCGACCTTCAGCAAGGCAAGGTCGCTGGGCACATCGACGCCTATCACCTCGGCGCGCAGCTGACGGCGGTCGGCAAGGCGCACGATGATCTCGTCCGCGCCGCGAATCACGTGAAAATTGGTCAGGATGAAACCATCGTCAGAAACAATGACGCCGGAACCCAATGCCGATGTGTCCGGCATGCTTTCCGCAGGCTCGTTGTCGTCGAAAAAGCGACGGAACAGGTCATCGTAAGGGGTAGCCTCGGGCAGCTCGTCAATCACCGGCACATCGGACCCATGCGTCACCGTGCTGATGTTCACGACCACCGGATTGACGCGCTCGGCCAGGGCTGCGAAGTCAGGCAAGCGCTCCGGTGAGCCCACGGCGGATGCCGGCAGGCTGGCCAACAAGCCAGAAAGCCCCAGGCAAACGGTAAGAATCAGACGCTCTGCGACCACACGACCCCCCGGTTCGGACAAGCGGGCCTGGCAAGACCAGGCAAAGATGGCCCTATTGTCCTGACTCCTGCCCGGACGGGCAAGGCTCATCAGCCCTCAGTTTGCGGAGCATGACAGCCTGGTAGCGCGGATCGGCTGCCAGTCGTCCTGCCAGGCGCCGGACCACGATGAGCCCCAGCGCGCCGCCAAGTATTGCGCCGATCACGGCAGGCAGGTCGCCAGTACCGGCGGCCTGCCCCGCAAGCGCACCGAGCAGCAAGCCGAGCAACGGCAGGCCGTAAACGAGCCACGCGGCATTCTCGACTGCGGCCGGTTCCAGGCCCAGCATCACGACATCGCCAGGCTCGACCTGCAGCGCATTGTGAACCGGAACCGCTTCCAGGCGATCACCCAGCAAGCGCGAGAAAAGCCCGCTGCCACAGCCCTTGCCTTCCGCACAACGTGCGCAAGCAGCCTGGCGTTCGCAACGCAGCCAGGCCTGGTCACCGGAAACCTCCAGGACCAGGGCACGTTCTTCAAGCAAGGACATGGAAATGCTCAGCGGATGCGCGCGGCTTTGCCAATCGCGGTCACGGCCGCCTCGGGGACTTCGCCGACAACGGTCACCTGGTGATCACCCAGGCGAGCCCCGTAGGCACTGACAGCACCGAGCCGGGACAGGCCGTCCAGGGCCGGTGTGCCTTCAGTGTAAGGCTCCGCAAAAACGGAAACCGATGCCAGGCCATCACTGATGACGACATGATAGGCCTTGCCGGCGTCACCGCGGGCCTCTTCCTGCGTCACCTCGAAACCTGCCGGCAGCTCGCTGAAACTCAGCGGCGACTGGACAGCAACATCTTCCTGGTTGCCACGGCTCAGCCAGGTGAAACCAGCCGCGTCGACCGTTGCCTCGAGCCTGTCATCGGGGATGCTGACACCAATCTCGATTTCGGTGAACATCATCTTCTCGATCAACTGGTCGGAATCGCCGAGCAACTCGGAACGCAACGGCAGCGCTGTCTCCTTGTCGAGCCATATCTTGTAGCCATAGCGGAGACCGTCTTTCGGCACGATCGCTATCAACCGGGCCATGCGGCCGGCAATGCGACTGCTCCCATGCAATTCGAAATCGTAGTAATCACCCACTTCGGCGGCATTCAATGGCACGCCACGAGCCAGCACGCTGCCCTCGTGGCGCTTTTCCACGAACACGGTCTTGTCGTCCGGCAGGTAGCAGCGCACGCTGTCTGCATCACGAATGACTTCCCGTGCGGAACCGTTCAGGGAAACCAGGCGTTCGCGAATCTGCCCGTCATCCACGCGGTGGAATACCTGCATGGTTTCTGCCTGGTCATCATGGATGTAAACGAAGGTGCCCTTGTAGCTGACGGTTTTCATGGCGGTTGCCATCTGGTTCAGCCAGTCGACGGCCTCGTCACCGAAGCGGGCCTGCAAGGGCAGGCTCATGCCGAAAGCCAGCAGACCGGATGCAAACAGCAGCCCGGCCCGTCCGATCAGCTTGTCAATAAAGCCGGTAGTCACT
The sequence above is drawn from the Gammaproteobacteria bacterium genome and encodes:
- a CDS encoding MucB/RseB C-terminal domain-containing protein — encoded protein: MTTGFIDKLIGRAGLLFASGLLAFGMSLPLQARFGDEAVDWLNQMATAMKTVSYKGTFVYIHDDQAETMQVFHRVDDGQIRERLVSLNGSAREVIRDADSVRCYLPDDKTVFVEKRHEGSVLARGVPLNAAEVGDYYDFELHGSSRIAGRMARLIAIVPKDGLRYGYKIWLDKETALPLRSELLGDSDQLIEKMMFTEIEIGVSIPDDRLEATVDAAGFTWLSRGNQEDVAVQSPLSFSELPAGFEVTQEEARGDAGKAYHVVISDGLASVSVFAEPYTEGTPALDGLSRLGAVSAYGARLGDHQVTVVGEVPEAAVTAIGKAARIR
- a CDS encoding SoxR reducing system RseC family protein, with protein sequence MSLLEERALVLEVSGDQAWLRCERQAACARCAEGKGCGSGLFSRLLGDRLEAVPVHNALQVEPGDVVMLGLEPAAVENAAWLVYGLPLLGLLLGALAGQAAGTGDLPAVIGAILGGALGLIVVRRLAGRLAADPRYQAVMLRKLRADEPCPSGQESGQ